Proteins from one Syntrophaceae bacterium genomic window:
- the thiC gene encoding phosphomethylpyrimidine synthase ThiC, which yields MTQLEAARSGQITEEMKICAEVEGVDPEILRSGMEEGTIVVVRNAFHKGIKPLAIGRGLRTKINANIGTSKDRADVAAELEKVRICVEAGADTVMDLSTGGDIRVIRKAILEASPLAIGTVPIYQAAARMLEQGKSFVDMSGEDLFEAIEENGRDGVDFITVHCGVTRRSVASVEAQGRLLGIVSRGGSLTAHWMEMNGLENPLFEHYDRLVEIAGRYDMVLSLGDGLRPGCLADATDRGQIQELVLLGELAKRARDRGVQVMIEGPGHVPIQDIVANIQLQKRLCNGAPFYVLGPLPTDIAPGYDHLTSAIGGAIAGAAGADFLCYVTPSEHLRLPTLEDVREGIMASRIAAHIADLAKGLPGSWEKDRSMARYRRELNWEGQIGASIDPDKSRAMLETSRSADEEGCTMCGEFCAVRMGRAGKIHREES from the coding sequence GAGCGGACAAATCACGGAAGAGATGAAGATCTGCGCCGAGGTGGAGGGGGTCGATCCCGAAATCCTCAGGAGCGGCATGGAAGAGGGGACGATCGTGGTGGTGCGAAACGCCTTCCACAAGGGAATCAAGCCCCTGGCGATCGGCAGGGGCCTGCGGACGAAGATCAACGCCAACATCGGCACGTCGAAGGACCGGGCGGACGTGGCGGCGGAGCTGGAAAAGGTCCGGATCTGCGTGGAGGCCGGGGCGGACACGGTCATGGACCTTTCCACCGGCGGGGACATCCGGGTGATACGGAAAGCCATCCTGGAGGCGTCGCCGCTGGCCATCGGGACCGTTCCCATCTACCAGGCCGCCGCCCGGATGCTGGAGCAGGGGAAGTCCTTCGTCGACATGAGCGGGGAGGACCTGTTCGAGGCCATCGAGGAAAACGGCCGGGACGGCGTTGACTTCATCACCGTCCACTGCGGCGTAACGCGGCGCAGCGTCGCATCTGTCGAGGCCCAGGGGCGGCTGCTCGGCATCGTCAGCCGGGGCGGATCGCTGACGGCCCACTGGATGGAGATGAACGGGCTGGAAAATCCTCTCTTCGAGCATTATGATCGGCTCGTCGAGATCGCCGGGCGCTACGACATGGTGCTCAGCCTGGGCGACGGCCTGCGTCCGGGCTGCCTGGCCGATGCAACGGATCGCGGACAGATCCAGGAACTGGTTCTCCTGGGAGAACTGGCGAAAAGGGCCCGCGACCGGGGCGTACAGGTCATGATCGAGGGGCCTGGCCATGTGCCGATCCAGGACATCGTGGCGAACATTCAACTCCAGAAGCGGCTCTGCAACGGTGCACCTTTCTATGTGCTGGGTCCGTTGCCGACGGACATCGCGCCGGGTTACGATCACCTGACATCGGCCATCGGCGGGGCCATCGCCGGAGCCGCGGGAGCGGATTTCCTCTGCTATGTGACTCCGTCCGAGCATCTGCGGCTTCCGACCCTCGAGGACGTCCGGGAAGGAATCATGGCCTCCCGCATTGCGGCCCATATCGCGGACCTTGCCAAGGGGCTCCCCGGCTCCTGGGAGAAGGATCGGAGCATGGCGAGGTACCGCAGGGAACTGAACTGGGAAGGACAGATCGGCGCCTCCATCGATCCGGACAAGAGCAGGGCCATGCTGGAAACGAGCCGGAGTGCCGATGAGGAAGGCTGCACCATGTGTGGTGAATTCTGCGCCGTCCGGATGGGCAGGGCAGGGAAGATCCATCGGGAGGAATCATGA